GAAATGTAGGGGCAAATCTACCTTTGCCGAGAGAATACATAACTTGCGATACACCGTACATTGCCCCATTCATTGTAGTTAATGCTGCTGTCAGTATAACGAAATTCATTATAGAATCTATATAAGGTATTTTTGTAAATGAAAGCAGTTTAATAAAAGGACTTACCTTAGTAGATACTTTATACCATGGGATTACCCCCAACAGAACACCGATTGATAGAAGGTATAAAACTGTTAGAAATAGCACTATGTATTTTCTTGCAATTGGTACATATTTCTGGGGCTTTTTTGTTTTTGATGCGGTCATAGCTGTTACTTCAACGCCACCAAAAGGTATAAGTGACATTAAGAGTGCACCAAAAAATCCTTTTATTCCATTTGGCGCAATACCGCCATGAGAGAAATAATTATGTAAACCAATCTCCTTAGTTCTACCAAATAGACCCATTAGAGTTAAAATGCCAACTATAGTAATGATAAACAATGCTGATATTTTTATTGTTGAAAACCATGATTCGACGGTGCCAAAATTTTTTGTACCTAATGCATTAATACCTAATACCATTAAAGAATATAAAAGCGCAAATATCCATAAAGGTACTCTTGGGAACCAGAACCTTGTGAATATTGCTGAAGCAGTTACCTCGCTTGACATGATAAATACACCTGCAGTCCAATAAATCCAACCGCTTAAGAAACCACCTATGTCGCCGAGGGCTTCTTCTGCATAGACTCTAAATGAACCATCAACAGGGTTCGCTACGATCATTTCCGTTAAAGCGCAAAAAACCTCTGACATTATAAAAGCAGAAACCGCATAATCTAATAAAACTATAGGACCAGCTGTATGTATTGCAAGGCCGCTGGCAAGAAAAAAACCCGCACCAAGTATTCCGCCTACACCAATTAAAACAAGTTCATTGACAGTTAAATTGTCTTTTTCCAATATAAACACACCTCCATAAATACTATTTTTATTATTGACTGATTAATTATTTTTTATTTCGCATATGAAATTATAAACATACATTGATTTATTACTAAATACGTATAGAAAGGAGCTTTATTTTTTATTTTAATGTGATAGTGATTTATCATCTTTTTTCTTGAAAATAAATTAAGGATGATGTAAAATTTCATCTATCAAGTTCATTTAAGGAGGACTGAAATGAAGTATTATATTTTTAATAAATTTAGCAGAATTTTTTTATACACTGTAACATTATTACTTTTTCTTTCTATAGCATTTTTATTTATATATATATTCATTGATTTAAATAATAAAGGATTTAATATTGAATTATCTATTTTATGGTGGCTTTTATATATTTTTTTGCTAATAATATTGTCTGCCGTTTTATTTTCCTTGACCATATCTCAAAATATGCTATTAGAGGATTATCTCGTCATATCACTTGGAATATTGGGCTTTACACGTATAAAATATGAAAATATTAGATCAGTTGAAGTTATAAAAAATAAAGATAATTACAAAAAAGGAATACATATTAAAGAAAATAAATGCTTTATGATTATTTCAAAAAATAACTTACTTAAAATAAACTTGAATAAACCTGTTAAAATATATTATTTTACATTTTTTGAAAAGTACGCAGATACAATCATATTTTCAACAGCTGATTCAAAGAAATTAATAACTGACATAGAAAGTAAAATATGAATCATATTTTCACAGATTTTATCATAGATAAAGTAATGTGAAAGCGTAGAATTATTGTTTTACGCTTTTATAATCTTGATAAAATTTGTGAAAGGAGGTGCTATTATTGCATTTAAAAATTAATGGAGTTTTAGCTGTAATTTTCTCTTTTATTTTTCTTACAATAAATATTGGATATAGCTATGCGAGCACTATAACAATAAATATTCCAACACGGACAATATATTTTGTATCGCCCAATATGGCAAAACTTTATCCAATCGCAGTAGGAAAAATAGTATCCACATCACCCTTAGGAACTTATAGAATTATAAATAAACAGGTGAATCCCGTGTGGTATCCGCCATGGGGTGGGAGAAGTGTTCCTTCGGGCCCATATAATCCACTTGGATACAGATGGATGGGGTTTTATAGTGATTATGGTATACATGGTAACAATGTGCCATCATCAATTGGTACTCTTGCATCATCTGGATGTATAAGAATGTATGAAGCGGACGTGGAGGAACTTTACAATATGGTTAATTATGGTGATGCTGTAAATGTAGTATATCAGACTATGTTTACAAGATATTCACCGACAGGTGGTAAAGCATTATTTGTATACCCTGATTTTTATAAAAAAGGTGTAAATACAAAATGGGCAATAGTAAAGGCTTTAAATGATAATGGTATAAAAATAAGTGAAGAAACTGTACAAAAACTTTATAAGAATATAAATATAAGTGACCCGTTGGTATTTTCAGAAGGATATAAAATTATAGATAATCATGGCCTTGTAAGTAATGACATTTATAAATCTGATAATGGGACACTTTATGTGAATGTTGATGATGCAAAAGGGTTTATAGGTCTTGACGATCAAAATCTTAAGGACATCAGTTTATTAGACAAAAATAGTAAAAAGTACATAAATATAAATGATATAACGAATATAACCGGCTTAAAGTTTAATGTAGATGAAGGAACAGAAACGATAAAAATGGCAGGCAATATTTTTACATATGAGGGGAAATTTTTATATTCCTCTGATTATGCAGATTATCAAAATAGAGAGATACTAATACCTATTAAAGAATTTTGCAATGTTACTGGGAGAAAAGTAGAGTGGGATCCTAGCAAAGGAGTACTCATTGATGGTAAGACAGTTCCTTATAAAATATATTATGGTAAATCCTTCTTTAGTCAAAGAGATTTAATGAACATCTATGGTCTTAATGTGGTTGTAGATTCTGCAGGGAGAAGAATATATATTAAGCGCTGAAGCGCTTAATTTTTATGTACTTTTTATTTCAATTTTGATAAAATTAAATTATAAACATTTTGGGAACTTCTTTTGATATTTTCCGTCAAATGTTATTGAGGGGAGGTTTTATGTTTGAATGCAAATGAGCTCCTAAATCTTGCAAAGAATGGTGATATTAATGCATTTGAAACCGTTATAAGTAATTACCAGAATTATATATACAACATTATATTTAGAATTGTAGGTTTAAAAGAAGATGCCTTGGACCTTACACAAGAAACATTGATAAAAGCATATATAAATCTTAATAAATTCAAAGGAAACAGTGAATTCAAAACGTGGTTATATAAGATTGCTGTCAATGTATCCCTCGATTTTATAAGAAAGAAAAAAGGTGTTGAGGAACAATTGAATGAAATAAGTGATTTAAGGACACCGGAGGATATCGTTGACGAAAGAATTACAAGAGAAATAATTTTAGATGAACTAAATAAATTACAAAATGACTATAAAATAGCCTTAATACTTAGGGACATTGAAGGTCTTTCTTATAGTGAAATTTCAAAAATTACAAAAGCAAGCCTCGGAACGGTAAAATCTAGGATATCAAGAGCGAGAAATATATTGAAAGAAAATTTAAAACATGTGCCAGAGTTTTTAAATTATATAGAGGAAAGGAGGCCTATATAATGTATTGCAATGAAGTTAAAGAATTAATAAATCAATATGTTGATGATGAATTAGATGAAAAAAATAGAAGAGATGTAAAAGAGCACATTAATACATGTGAAGATTGCAAAAAGGATTACAACATAATATCATCGATAAAAGAAATATTAAGTGAAATGCCTCCTGTTACATTGCCCGAAGATTTCAGCGCTAAACTACATGAAAATTTAGTTAAAACTGAGAGCAGATTAAATGTAAAGCGAAAATTACAAAAATTTAAGGGAAAGTTTGGCTTTGACAATATGAAGTGGCTAAAAACTGCTACGGTGATTATATCAGTTCTTTTTATATTAACATTTGCATATAAACTCTTTGGCAACGTAATTAAAAATAACGATAGAATAAGTACGCATTCTTTAGATCAATCGGTGAATAAGGGTTTAGCGACAGGTGAAAGCAAATCCTCACAATCTGCAAAATCTGATATAAATCGAGGTTTTAATCCTAGTTATGAGAGAAAAATTACAAAGGATGCTACAATATCAATTGAAACAGACAATGGAGAAAAATGTTTCAACAAAATATTGAGCCTTGCTGATCAATATAAAGGATATGTCGAGAATTCAAGCGAAAGTGATACAAGCGACAATAAAAAGATAATAAATATTATTTTAAAGATACCTGCTAATGATTTTGAAAATGTCATTGCAAATATAAAAGCCTTAGGTAGTGTTAAGGCTATAAGAGTCGGTAGCAATGATATTACTGAGCAATATTATGATATTGAATCAAGGATAAAAAATCTCGAAATACAGGAACAGAGATTGCAAGAAATAATGAAAAAAGCAAATACCGTTTCTGAAATATTACAAGTGGAAAGTGAGTTAAATAATGTGAGAACACAGATTGACTCATATAAAACCCAGATTAAGGTTTGGGACAATATGACAAGTATGAGCACAATAAATCTTACATTTGTCACTTTCAAAGCAGTAGATAATAAAAGTTTTACAATAGGTAAAGGCTTTTTAAATGACTTGATACAGGCATTAATAACAAGTATAGATACATTCTTTAAAGTTATAAAAGATATATTTATAATCATAATTTATATATTGCCGTATGGATTAATTGGATATCTATTGTATAGAGGATATAAATTGTTCAAAAAATGAGGATGAGCAATTTACATCTTCTTTTTTTTGCGGTATATTAAAATACAAGAAGTTTTTTAGGAGTTGAGTTTATGTCAAAATTTTTGATTATCGATGGAAATAGTTTAATGTATAGAGCGTATTATGCGTTACCTGACCTTATGAACAGCGAGGGATTACATACAAACGCGATATATGGTTTTTCTATGATGCTTATAAAATTGCTAGATGAGGAAAAACCGGATTATATTGCTGTTGCATTTGATAAAAAAGCACCTACATTTAGGCATAAGGAATACAGTGCATATAAAGGGACAAGGCAATCAATGCCCGAAGAGTTGATTGAGCAGGTCGATATATTAAAAGAAGTAATTGATGCCTTTAATATAAAGACATTAGAGATGGAAGGCTTTGAAGCAGATGATATAATAGGGACAGTCTCAAAACTTGCCGAAGAAAATAATTTATCTGTTCTTATTGTCACCGGTGATAGGGATGCATTGCAACTTGCATCAGGTAGTGTCAAAGTTAAGATTTGCAAAAAAGGAATAACACAGATGGAAGAATATACTGATAAAGACGTAATGGAAAAGTATGAGGTTACACCAGAACAATTTATCGATTTAAAGGGCTTAATGGGGGACAAGTCTGATAATATTCCTGGCGTACCAAATATCGGAGAAAAAACAGCAATTAAACTCATTAAAGAATTTGGTTCTATTGAAAATCTTTTGATGAATACAGATAAATTAAAAGGGAAAGTAAAGGAAAACATAGAAAAAAATATTGAATTGGCCGTATTAAGCAAGAAGCTTGCTACTATTGAAAGAAATATACCGCTTGATATTAATTTTGATGATTATCGTAAGATAGATTACAATATTGATAAACTTAAAGAGCTATTTGAAAAGTTGGAATTTTCAAGTCTAATTGAAATTATAAAAAAAGATGATCATAATAATTATACTGATACTGTAAAAGAATGGCCGCAGAAAGACAATAATTATCTTAAAGAATTTTTGAATAACAAAACAACTATATCTATCAATCCATTTATATATGATGGGGAAATAAAGGCTATATCTTTTGCAAGTGATGATGAGGTATTTTTTATAGATATCGATGATTATGATGTATTTAAGATGTTAGATAACGGAAACTTGACACTGATATGTCACGATATAAAGAATTTCTTGGTGTGTCTTTCATACCACGACATAGATTTAAAATGCAGATACTACGATACTGCCATAATGACATACCTTTTAAATCCATCAGAATCAAGTTATGATATTAATCGAGTACTAAAAAAATATCTAAAAGAAGATGTTCCAAATATCGATGAAATTGTAGGGAAGGGCAAGAGCAAAAAACATTATGAGGATATAGACAAAAAACTTCTAATCGACTATTTGTGCCGTTGTGCATCATTGTTAGAAAAATTAAAAGAAAAGCTATTATCATTTATAAAAGAAATGGAAATGGAAGACCTTCTTAATAACGTAGAATTTCCACTAATAGAAGTTTTGAAATCTATGGAAGTATATGGATTTACATTGGATAAAAATGTATTAAGCGAATTATCGAAAGAAATAGAAGAAAAAACCGACAAAATAATTAAAGATATCTATGAAACTGCAGGATATGAATTTAATATCAATTCAACAAAGCAATTGGCAGAATTTTTGTTTGACAAGCTTAATCTGCCTGCAATAAAGAAAACAAAGACGGGCTACTCGACAGATATTGAGGTTCTGATGGAACTTACGCCATATAATGAAATAGTAGGGGAAATAATCGAATATAGGCAGCTTGTAAAGTTAAAATCTACATATATAGATGGTTTTTTGCCTCTGATGGATGATATGAATAAAGTCCATTCTACTTTTAAACAGACGGTTGCGGCAACTGGTAGAATTAGCTCAACAGAGCCGAATTTACAAAATATACCTGTAAGGGATGAATTTGGTAGACGTATAAGGCGTGCTTTTATATCGAGTTTCCAAGATGGGTATATTGTATCTGCGGATTATTCTCAAATAGAATTACGTGTTCTTGCGCATATTTCAAATGACGATAAACTAATAGAATCTTTTTTAAATAATGAGGATATTCATATAAGAACAGCGTCTGAAGTATTTAAAGTAGCGCCGGAAAATGTGACAAGTGAAATGAGAAGACATGCAAAAGCTGTAAATTTCGGTATAGTGTATGGCATAAGTGACTATGGGCTTTCAAGGGATTTAAAGATATCTCGTAGAGAAGCAAAAGAGTATATAGACAATTATTTTGACAGATATAAAGGTGTAAAAAACTATATTGAATCAATAGTAAAATTTGCTAAAAAAAATGGATATGTAACTACTATTATGAATAGGAGAAGATATATACCAGAGATAAATTCAAGAAATTTTAATCAAAGGTCATTTGGTGAACGGATGGCTATGAATACTCCCATACAGGGAAGTGCTGCAGATATTATAAAAATGTCTATGGTCATTGTATATAATGAGATGAAGAAGAGAAATTTAAAGTCAAAATTAATACTTCAGATACATGATGAGCTTATAGTCGATACATATCCGGATGAAGTTTTAATTGTTAAAGATATACTAAAAAATAGTATGGAAAATGTTATAAAATTAAAAGTTCCTTTGATTGTAGAGATAGGACAAGGTATGAATTGGTATGATGCAAAATGAAAGTGTTAAAATGACACTTTCATTATTCTATATAAGGCAGGAGATGTTATTATGGAGGTTATTGGATTAACTGGAGGTATTGCATCCGGCAAGAGCACTGTCTCTGGAATACTAAGGGACCTTGGTGCATTTATCATTGATGCTGATATTGTATCAAGGGAGATAATGTTAAAGGGAAGCAAGGTATATAATAAATTAGTAAGCAAATATGGGAAAGAAATACTAAAGGAAAATGGGGAAATTGACCGAAAGAAACTTGGTAATTTAGTATTTGCAGATAATAAAAAACTTAAAGAACTAAATGCAATAACACACCCTGAAATAATTAAAAGGATAAAAGATATAATAGAAAGAGAAAGAAAAAATGGCAAAGAAAAAGCAATTATTCTTGATGCAGCGTTGTTAATTGAGATGAAATTATTTAATATGGTTGATGAAGTCTGGTTAGTTGTGGTTGATAGAAAAACACAGATTAGAAGGCTTATGGAGAGGGATAAGCTTAAATATATTGATGCATTAAACCGTATAAAAAGCCAAATGTCGATCGAAGACAAAATGAAGTATGCCGATTTTATCATAAATAATTGTAAGGACTTCAATGCGATAAAAAAGCAAGTTGACCTATTATGGGGACGATTTGCAAACTAAAACATCTGGAGGTATTATATTGATATTAAAAAAATTCTTACTAATATTTGCAATAATTGTTACACTATTAACAGCATATCTTGTAAAAACAAATTGGTTTTTGAAGCAAATGTATCCACGGAAATATAGCGAACAAGTATATTTTTATTCTAAACAATACAATGTTGACCCTAATTTAATTTTTGCAATGATTAAGGCCGAGAGCAATTTTAATCCACGTATTGTATCGCATAAAGAGGCCATAGGCCTTATGCAGGTAATACCAGAAACAGGCGGATGGGTAGCCGAGAATATAGGCATAAAAGGATACAATAAAGACATGCTTTTTAACCCCGATTACAACATAAATATTGGGACATGGTACTTAAAATATCTCTTAAAACAATTTAACAATAATGTCACTTTGGCTGTTGCAGCATATAATGGTGGCAGCGGAAATGTTTTAAACTGGCTTAAAGATAAAAGATATTCTGAAAATGGAAGTAATCTTAAAAATGTACCATTTCCTGAAACAGATAAATATATTAAGAAGGTCATAAAAAATTATAGGATATATCAGAATTTATATAATAAAAAATAAGTTTAATCACGTAGAATAATTTAAAGTATTTACAAATATTTGTATAAGGAGAGAGGAATGATATTTATGGACTTCGGGGTTATACTGCTTGTTGTTATGCTTCTTTTCAGCATTATTGGTAAAAATAATAGTGTTGCAGCAGCCATTGCTTTGCTTTTGACAATAAAATTACTTAATCTTGAAATAATTAATCAATATATATCGAAAAATGGTATAAATCTTGGTATAATAGTATTAACGATGGGAGCTCTATCACCACTTGCATTGAATAAAGTGTCTTTAAATGATTTTGTGAATGCTACAAAAAGTATAGAAGGTATAATAACGATTGCTGCTGGCATAATAGTTGCTATTCTTGCATCTATAGGCCTTGATACCATGAAAATTGATACAAACGGTGTCGTGGGGGTTTTGCTTGGCACAGTTATAGGTGTGAGTTTCTTTAGAGGTGCGCCTATTGGGCCTATGATAGCACTTGGCATTACAACAATATTGCTAAAGATATTTAGAATATAGAGAGGGAGGACACCAATGAAAACTATAAAACATCTTGAAGATTTAAAAGAAGTTAAGATAAGCAATGATAGAGAATTCTTTTCAGCTACCCACGAAGAAATTAAAAATGGTGCAACAACGGATGTGTATTTTTTAAGAACACAGGACATCTTAATGCATCTTGGAATCGATGGTAAAATAGTAACAGCAGAAATTTTTGCAAGAAAAAAGGGTGTATTTGCAGGGCTACCCGAAGTTAAAAATCTTTTGAAAGATAAAAATATTGAAGTATGGTCACTCGACGAAGGTGATACTTTTGAACCTAAAGAAACCGTAATGAGGATAATAGGCCCATACAATGAATTCGGTACATATGAAACAGTCATACTAGGTATTCTCGCAAGTTCGTGTGGATGGGCTACAGCAGCTAGAGATTTAAAAGATGCTGTGCCAGATAAACCAGTATTATGTTTTGGAGCAAGACATGTACATCCTGCAGTCGCACCTGTTATGGAAAGAGCAGCACTTGTAGGCGGCGCAGACGATGCAAGCTGTATTCTTGGTGCAAAATTAAAAGGAAGGGAACCGAAGGGCACTGTGCCACACGCAGCATTTCTAATAGCTGGTGATACATTACCAATAGCAAAAGCATATAGTGAAATTTCTCCAAGCGATGAAAAGATTACCGTGCTTGTGGATACTTTTAAAGATGAGATTGAGGAGTCTTTAAGAGTGGCTGATCTCCTTGGCGATAGACTGTATGGTGTTAGACTTGATACACCATCTGAAAGAGGTGGTGTTACACCAAATCTTGTCTATGAATTAAGACAAAGACTTAATCAAAAAGGTTATGATAAGGTTAAGATTATTGTATCCGGTGGCCTAACACCTGAAAGAATAAAAGAATTATCAGAAAGTGGCGCAGACGCATTTGGTGTAGGAAGTTATATATCTGATGCACAGCCGATTGATATGACAATGGATATAAAGGAAGTTGAAGGAAAGCCAATAGCGAAAAGAGGCAGAATACCAGGAAGAATAGAAAATAAAAAACTCAAAAAAATAATGTAGTCAGATGAGGGGACAGGTACCTTGTCTGAATATATTTTTAAAATGATATTATTATAAAATGATAGAAATGATAAAAGAGTATTGACACGAAGCAAAAAACATTATATAATGTCTAATGTGTTAGCGATAAAAAGTTAGTTACGCGGGGGTGGCGGAATAGGCAGACGCGTACGTTTGCGTGGATGTCGATTCTGTGATAGAATTAATTAACACTTTTGCGAATATTGACAAGTTAGCATCTTGATGATACAATACTTAATGCAAGCGGGAGTGCTGGAATAGGCAGACAGGCATGTTTGAGGGGCATGTGAGAATTATCTCGTATGGGTTCAAGTCCCATCTCCCGCACCAAATTAAAATTGATTACATAATAAGCCTTTCAAGGCTTATTTTTATTATTATAAAACTATAACCATTTTAGCATTATTAAAGACATAAAGATTATACTTACTATAGTAGTTGACGTAATAAATATTGATGCAAGCTTTACATTTAAATTTCTTTCATCTGAATATATAACTGCTATAAGTGGTGTTGGCATTATGGAGCCAAGCATAATTGCTTTGATTACCATCGATGATGTATCAAAGAAAATTGGTAATCCTATAAACAATATTATTCCAGGAAGGTATTTTATAACTAAGCCTTTAAATAGGGATATAATCTCATCTTTATTTAGTTTAAAATCAAGGAAATAGCCTATTACAAATAATGCTAATGTGCTATTTGGAAGTGAAATCTGATATATTATATTTGTTATAAGATTTGGAAATTTAACTCCAGTTAAATTAAGTATAACGGACAATATATAAATATCAAATGGGAAAAAATATAATATCTTTTTAAGGATTTTTTTCTTATCAATTACATCATCTTTTGAAAATATGTACGCGACTATGTAAGCAAGACCAAAGACAATAAACGAATTACCCATATCAAACATAGCAATGTGCATTAATCCATTGTTTCCATAAATCTGTAGAATAAATGGAAATGCAAAAAGTCCTATATTATAACCACATAATGAGACGATAAGAGAACCTTTAGTATGTTTTTCTACATTACATTTCTTAAAAAATAAATAACCAATTACAAATGTAATAAAGCCTAAAGAAAATCCTAAAAATGGTAGTATAAATAAATTAGTATTTATATGAGTATCAATAAAAACCTTCGCTATGCTTGCGGGCAATGTTATGTATATTATAAATTTGTTTAAAACACTACCTGTCGTTGTTGGTAAGATTTTCATTCTTTTAACTATATATCCTAAAAAAATTATGAAGACACTTGTTAAGATTTTTTCACCTATGACAAATTGATTCATATTGATCTCCCTTCATACGTTAATAAATAAATTATACTACATTGAAGTCCTATTTTCATAAAATTTTTCTTAAATCATTACATAAGTAACAAAATTATTAAATTTTTATAAAATATATTAAAGAATAATAAAAAAAATATTAAAAAATTGTTTTGAAAACCTTGACTTTTGTAATAATCTTTGTTAAAATATAAGAAGTTTGTACATATTAGCAATCTTGCCGAATCCTAAAAGGTACGGAGGATTTTTCATATATGGGGTTAATCTGCTATTGCAGTAGGGATGCCTTCTTGTCCCGCACCCGTCAACTAACTCCGGAGGCAAATAATGGAAGGAGATTAGCTATGAATAAAACATTGGGTAAAATAGTATTTGGAGTATCCGTTTTTGGTATGACTGTTGTTGGAAGCTCTATATTTACACATGCATATGCAGAAGGGCTTGGAACTGGAATGGTTACAGGCAACAGCGTAAACATAAGGACAGGTAATAACTTATCATCTAAAGTAGTGACACAATTAAATTGGAATGACATGGTTACAGTACTCGGCCAAGATAATGGTTGGTACCATATAAGACTTGCAAATGGCAACGAAGGATGGATATTTGGTAAATATTTATCATTGAGATTATCAAGTGATAATACTTCAAGAGGAAGTGTCGATAGAAGTACTGTTGCAAGAATGATTGATTTTGGGAAAAAGTATCTTGGAACAAGATATGTATACGGTGGTGAATCCCCGTCAGTAGGTTTTGATTGTTCAGGTTTTACAAAGTATGTTTTTAGCAGTATTGGTATAGATCTTCCAAGAACGGCTGATAGCCAAGCAACGGTTGGTACCAGTATTGACCGCAGCAGTCTTGTACCTGGTGATTTAGTTTTTTTTAAAACTCTCGGCAGTAAATCAATAAATCATGCCGGTATATATATTGGAAATGGGCAATTTATACATGCTTCATCAGGAGCAGGCAAGGTTATGATAAGTTCATTAAGCAGTGGATACTATAATGAACATTATGCAACAGCTAGAAGAGTTGTAAAATAACAAACAAAATCAGAGGGATACTTTATAGTATTCCTTTTTTTATGTGTATATTTAAAACCACGATATTGAGTTATTATTGACTATTTAATAGTATTAATATATTATTATATGTTGTATACAAAGTGTTTTTTTATGGAAGGAGATAACCTAATGGGTTTTATTAGAGATGATATAAGAAATATAGCAATTATTGCTCACGTAGACCATGGTAAAACGACTTTAGTCGATGGTATGTTAAAACAGAGCGGTATATTTAGACAGAATGAAAAAATAGAGGAAAGGGTAATGGACTCAAATGAATTAGAGAGAGAAAGAGGAATTACCATACTTTCTAAGAATACTGCCATTAGATACAAAGGTGTAAAGATAAATATTGTTGATACAC
This portion of the Thermoanaerobacterium sp. RBIITD genome encodes:
- a CDS encoding C40 family peptidase, with translation MNKTLGKIVFGVSVFGMTVVGSSIFTHAYAEGLGTGMVTGNSVNIRTGNNLSSKVVTQLNWNDMVTVLGQDNGWYHIRLANGNEGWIFGKYLSLRLSSDNTSRGSVDRSTVARMIDFGKKYLGTRYVYGGESPSVGFDCSGFTKYVFSSIGIDLPRTADSQATVGTSIDRSSLVPGDLVFFKTLGSKSINHAGIYIGNGQFIHASSGAGKVMISSLSSGYYNEHYATARRVVK
- a CDS encoding AEC family transporter, whose translation is MNQFVIGEKILTSVFIIFLGYIVKRMKILPTTTGSVLNKFIIYITLPASIAKVFIDTHINTNLFILPFLGFSLGFITFVIGYLFFKKCNVEKHTKGSLIVSLCGYNIGLFAFPFILQIYGNNGLMHIAMFDMGNSFIVFGLAYIVAYIFSKDDVIDKKKILKKILYFFPFDIYILSVILNLTGVKFPNLITNIIYQISLPNSTLALFVIGYFLDFKLNKDEIISLFKGLVIKYLPGIILFIGLPIFFDTSSMVIKAIMLGSIMPTPLIAVIYSDERNLNVKLASIFITSTTIVSIIFMSLIMLKWL
- a CDS encoding DUF441 family protein, with amino-acid sequence MIFMDFGVILLVVMLLFSIIGKNNSVAAAIALLLTIKLLNLEIINQYISKNGINLGIIVLTMGALSPLALNKVSLNDFVNATKSIEGIITIAAGIIVAILASIGLDTMKIDTNGVVGVLLGTVIGVSFFRGAPIGPMIALGITTILLKIFRI
- a CDS encoding nicotinate phosphoribosyltransferase produces the protein MKTIKHLEDLKEVKISNDREFFSATHEEIKNGATTDVYFLRTQDILMHLGIDGKIVTAEIFARKKGVFAGLPEVKNLLKDKNIEVWSLDEGDTFEPKETVMRIIGPYNEFGTYETVILGILASSCGWATAARDLKDAVPDKPVLCFGARHVHPAVAPVMERAALVGGADDASCILGAKLKGREPKGTVPHAAFLIAGDTLPIAKAYSEISPSDEKITVLVDTFKDEIEESLRVADLLGDRLYGVRLDTPSERGGVTPNLVYELRQRLNQKGYDKVKIIVSGGLTPERIKELSESGADAFGVGSYISDAQPIDMTMDIKEVEGKPIAKRGRIPGRIENKKLKKIM